Proteins encoded in a region of the Eschrichtius robustus isolate mEscRob2 chromosome 16, mEscRob2.pri, whole genome shotgun sequence genome:
- the ALG1 gene encoding chitobiosyldiphosphodolichol beta-mannosyltransferase isoform X1 has translation MAASCVPLLALALPLLLLVAWKRWRWGRAARHVIVVVLGDVGRSPRMQYHALSLAKRGFSVTFLGFCTSKPHDELLQSNRIRIVRLTELQRLAVGPHILQYGVKVVFQAVHLLWKLMCRKPAAYIFLQNPPGLPAIAVCWFAGCLCGSKLVIDWHNYGYSIMGLVHGPGHPLVLLAKWYEKLCGRLSHLNLCVTNAMREDLAENWGIKAVTVYDKPASFFKETPLDLQHQLFMKLSRTYSAFRACSEPSDPGMERSAFTERDAQSGTVTRLPGRPALLVSSTSWTEDEDFSILLAALEKFEQLIDDGERLPPLVCVITGKGPLKEYYSRLICQKHFQHIQVCTPWLEAEDYPLLLGSADLGVCLHRSSSGLDLPMKVVDMFGCCLPVCAVNFQCLHELVKHEENGLVFEDSEELAAQLQMLFSKFPDPAGKLNQFCKNLRESEQLRWDESWKQTVLPLITDT, from the exons ATGGCGGCTTCCTGCGTGCCCCTGCTGGCGCTGgccctgccgctgctgctgctggtggcgTGGAAGCGCTGGCGGTGGGGGCGCGCGGCCCGCCACGTGATTGTCGTGGTGCTGGGCGACGTGGGCCGCAGTCCCCGCATGCAGTACCACGCACTGTCCTTGGCCAAGCGCGGCTTCTCCGTGACCTTCTTGGGGTTCTGCA CCTCCAAACCCCACGATGAGCTCTTGCAGAGCAACAGAATTCGGATTGTGAGGCTGACAGAACTTCAGAGACTTGCAG TTGGGCCCCACATTCTCCAGTATGGAGTCAAAGTTGTGTTTCAGGCAGTGCACTTGCTGTGGAAGTTGATGTGCAGGAAGCCAGCAGCTTACATCTTTCTCCAG AACCCTCCGGGCCTGCCCGCCATTGCCGTGTGCTGGTTTGCAGGCTGCCTCTGCGGGAGCAAGCTCGTCATCGACTGGCACAACTACGGCTACTCCATTATGGGTCTGGTGCACGGCCCCGGCCACCCCCTTGTTCTGCTGGCCAAGTG GTATGAGAAACTCTGCGGACGCCTGTCCCACCTGAACCTGTGTGTGACCAATGCGATGCGGGAAGACCTGGCAGAGAACTGGGGCATCAA AGCTGTGACCGTCTACGACAAGCCAGCATCTTTCTTTAAAGAGACGCCTTTGGACCTGCAACACCAGCTCTTTATGAAGCTGAGCCGCACCTACTCTGCATTCAGGGCCTG CTCAGAACCCTCGGACCCGGGCATGGAGAGGTCGGCCTTCACGGAGCGGGATGCCCAGAGTGGAACGGTGACCCGCCTTCCCGGGCGGCCGGCCCTTCTGGTCAGCAGCACGAGCTGGACAG AGGATGAAGACTTCTCCATCTTGTTGGCAGCATTAGAAA AGTTCGAACAGCTGATCGACGATGGAGAAAGGCTCCCTCCTCTGGTCTGTGTTATAACAG GCAAAGGGCCTCTGAAGGAGTATTACAGCCGCCTCATCTGCCAGAAGCATTTCCAGCACATCCAGGTCTGTACCCCATGGCTGGAGGCTGAGGACTACCCCTTGCTTCTAG GGTCTGCGGACCTGGGCGTCTGCCTGCACCGGTCCTCCAGTGGCCTGGACCTGCCCATGAAGGTGGTGGACATGTTCGGGTGCTGCTTGCCTGTGTGCGCCGTGAACTTCCAGTG CTTACACGAGCTTGTGAAACACGAGGAAAATGGCCTGGTCTTCGAGGACTCAGAGGAGCTGGCAGCTCAGCTGCAG ATGCTTTTCTCAAAGTTTCCTGATCCTGCTGGCAAACTGAACCAGTTCTGCAAGAACCTCCGGGAGTCCGAGCAGCTTCGCTGGGATGAGAGCTGGAAGCAGACAGTGCTCCCTTTGATTACGGACACGTGA
- the ALG1 gene encoding chitobiosyldiphosphodolichol beta-mannosyltransferase isoform X2: MREDLAENWGIKAVTVYDKPASFFKETPLDLQHQLFMKLSRTYSAFRACSEPSDPGMERSAFTERDAQSGTVTRLPGRPALLVSSTSWTEDEDFSILLAALEKFEQLIDDGERLPPLVCVITGKGPLKEYYSRLICQKHFQHIQVCTPWLEAEDYPLLLGSADLGVCLHRSSSGLDLPMKVVDMFGCCLPVCAVNFQCLHELVKHEENGLVFEDSEELAAQLQMLFSKFPDPAGKLNQFCKNLRESEQLRWDESWKQTVLPLITDT; the protein is encoded by the exons ATGCGGGAAGACCTGGCAGAGAACTGGGGCATCAA AGCTGTGACCGTCTACGACAAGCCAGCATCTTTCTTTAAAGAGACGCCTTTGGACCTGCAACACCAGCTCTTTATGAAGCTGAGCCGCACCTACTCTGCATTCAGGGCCTG CTCAGAACCCTCGGACCCGGGCATGGAGAGGTCGGCCTTCACGGAGCGGGATGCCCAGAGTGGAACGGTGACCCGCCTTCCCGGGCGGCCGGCCCTTCTGGTCAGCAGCACGAGCTGGACAG AGGATGAAGACTTCTCCATCTTGTTGGCAGCATTAGAAA AGTTCGAACAGCTGATCGACGATGGAGAAAGGCTCCCTCCTCTGGTCTGTGTTATAACAG GCAAAGGGCCTCTGAAGGAGTATTACAGCCGCCTCATCTGCCAGAAGCATTTCCAGCACATCCAGGTCTGTACCCCATGGCTGGAGGCTGAGGACTACCCCTTGCTTCTAG GGTCTGCGGACCTGGGCGTCTGCCTGCACCGGTCCTCCAGTGGCCTGGACCTGCCCATGAAGGTGGTGGACATGTTCGGGTGCTGCTTGCCTGTGTGCGCCGTGAACTTCCAGTG CTTACACGAGCTTGTGAAACACGAGGAAAATGGCCTGGTCTTCGAGGACTCAGAGGAGCTGGCAGCTCAGCTGCAG ATGCTTTTCTCAAAGTTTCCTGATCCTGCTGGCAAACTGAACCAGTTCTGCAAGAACCTCCGGGAGTCCGAGCAGCTTCGCTGGGATGAGAGCTGGAAGCAGACAGTGCTCCCTTTGATTACGGACACGTGA